One stretch of Streptomyces sp. NBC_01142 DNA includes these proteins:
- a CDS encoding RidA family protein, translating into MSGAVEAKLAELGLTLPEVVPPIATYQPAVRSGVYVYTAGQLPMVEGKLPVTGKVGGEVTPEEAKELARTCALNALAAVKSVIGDLDRIARVVKVVGFVASAPDFTGQPGVINGASELLGAVLGDKGVHARSAVGAAVLPLDAPVEVEIQVELVQD; encoded by the coding sequence GTGAGCGGCGCTGTCGAGGCGAAGCTGGCCGAGCTGGGGCTGACGCTCCCCGAGGTCGTGCCGCCGATCGCCACGTACCAGCCGGCCGTGCGGTCCGGCGTCTACGTCTACACCGCGGGCCAGCTCCCGATGGTGGAGGGCAAGCTTCCGGTCACCGGCAAGGTGGGCGGCGAGGTCACCCCGGAAGAGGCCAAGGAGCTTGCGCGGACCTGCGCGTTGAACGCCCTGGCCGCCGTGAAGTCGGTCATCGGCGATCTGGACCGGATTGCCCGGGTTGTGAAGGTCGTCGGATTCGTGGCGTCCGCCCCGGACTTCACCGGGCAGCCCGGCGTGATCAACGGCGCGAGTGAGCTGCTGGGCGCGGTGCTGGGCGACAAGGGTGTGCACGCGCGCAGCGCGGTGGGCGCGGCGGTGCTGCCGCTGGACGCTCCGGTCGAGGTCGAGATCCAGGTGGAGCTCGTTCAGGACTGA
- the nth gene encoding endonuclease III produces MSGKQNSAVGEQSSPGPKKATKTPKQESRLAMVRRARRINRELAEVFPYAHPELDFENPFQLLIATVLSAQTTDLRVNQTTPALFVKYPTPEDLAAAVPEEVEEIIRPTGFFRAKTKSIMGLARALRDDFGGEVPGRLDDLVKLPGVGRKTAFVVLGNAFGVPGITVDTHFMRLVRRWKWTELEDPVKIEAEIAAIFPKSEWTMLSHRIIFHGRRICHARKPACGACPIAHLCPSYGEGETDPEKAKLLLKYEMAGRPGQRLNPPPDYPGKPAPALSAAE; encoded by the coding sequence GTGTCCGGAAAGCAGAATTCCGCTGTGGGCGAACAGTCCTCACCCGGCCCTAAGAAAGCGACGAAAACGCCCAAACAGGAATCAAGACTGGCGATGGTCCGCCGTGCCCGCCGGATCAATCGGGAGCTGGCCGAGGTCTTTCCGTACGCCCATCCGGAGCTGGACTTCGAGAACCCCTTCCAGCTTCTGATCGCCACGGTCCTCTCCGCCCAGACGACGGACCTGCGGGTGAACCAGACCACCCCCGCGCTCTTCGTGAAGTACCCGACGCCCGAGGACCTGGCCGCCGCCGTGCCCGAGGAGGTCGAGGAGATCATCCGCCCGACCGGATTCTTCCGGGCCAAGACCAAGTCGATCATGGGCCTCGCCAGGGCTCTGCGGGACGACTTCGGCGGGGAGGTCCCGGGCCGCCTCGACGATCTGGTCAAGCTGCCGGGAGTCGGCCGCAAGACCGCCTTCGTGGTGCTCGGCAATGCCTTCGGCGTCCCCGGGATCACGGTCGACACGCACTTCATGCGGCTGGTGCGGCGCTGGAAGTGGACCGAGCTGGAGGACCCGGTGAAGATCGAGGCGGAGATCGCCGCCATCTTCCCGAAGTCCGAGTGGACGATGCTCTCGCACCGGATCATCTTTCACGGCCGCCGCATCTGCCACGCCCGTAAACCCGCCTGCGGCGCCTGCCCCATCGCGCACCTCTGCCCTTCGTACGGCGAGGGGGAGACGGATCCGGAGAAGGCGAAGCTGCTGCTGAAGTACGAGATGGCCGGCCGGCCGGGCCAGCGTCTGAACCCGCCCCCGGACTACCCGGGCAAACCGGCCCCGGCGCTGAGCGCGGCCGAGTGA
- a CDS encoding Crp/Fnr family transcriptional regulator yields MDDVLRRAPLFAALDDEQAAELRASMSEVTLARGDALFHEGDPGDRLYVVTEGKVKLHRTSPDGRENMLAVLGPGELIGELSLFDPGPRTATASALTEVKLLGLGHGDLQPWLNVRPEVATALLRAVARRLRKTNDQMSDLVFSDVPGRVARALLDLSRRFGVQSEEGIHVVHDLTQEELAQLVGASRETVNKALADFAQRGWLRLEARAVILLDVERLAKRSR; encoded by the coding sequence GTGGACGACGTTCTGCGGCGCGCCCCGCTCTTCGCGGCGCTCGATGACGAGCAGGCCGCGGAGCTCCGCGCCTCGATGAGTGAAGTGACGCTCGCCCGCGGCGATGCGCTCTTCCACGAGGGCGACCCGGGCGACCGCCTGTACGTGGTCACCGAAGGCAAGGTAAAGCTCCACCGCACCTCCCCCGACGGCCGCGAGAACATGCTCGCCGTCCTCGGCCCGGGCGAGCTGATCGGTGAGCTGTCGCTCTTCGACCCGGGCCCGCGCACGGCTACCGCCTCCGCTCTGACCGAGGTCAAGCTCCTCGGCCTCGGCCACGGCGATCTGCAGCCCTGGCTGAACGTGCGCCCCGAGGTGGCCACCGCCCTGCTGCGCGCAGTCGCCCGTCGGCTGCGCAAAACCAACGACCAGATGTCCGACCTGGTCTTCTCCGACGTTCCGGGCCGCGTGGCCCGCGCGCTCCTCGACCTGTCACGCCGCTTCGGTGTGCAGTCGGAGGAGGGCATCCACGTCGTGCACGACCTCACCCAGGAGGAGCTGGCCCAGCTGGTCGGCGCCTCCCGCGAGACCGTGAACAAGGCCCTCGCGGACTTCGCGCAGCGCGGCTGGCTGCGACTGGAGGCGCGTGCGGTGATCCTGCTGGACGTGGAGCGCCTCGCCAAGCGTTCGCGCTAG
- a CDS encoding ArsA family ATPase, giving the protein MTLDASASLEVDPLIDDPGTRIIVCCGAGGVGKTTTAAALGVRAAERGRKVVVLTIDPARRLAQSMGIDSLDNIPRRVKGIEDPTGNGELHAMMLDMKRTFDEIVESHAEGERARAILENPFYQSLSAGFAGTQEYMAMEKLGQLRARDEWDLIVVDTPPSRSALDFLDAPKRLGSFLDGKFIKLLMAPAKMGGRAGMKFLNVGMSMMTGTLGKLLGGQLLRDVQTFVAAMDTMFGGFRTRADATYRLLQAPGTAFLVVAAPERDALREAAYFVERLAAEDMPLAGLVLNRVHGSGAARLSAERALAAAENLDEGRIVDQASGKTGVRDATGVSSEPSSEPSSKPFPESSSEPSAESLPESPPEDHAPENPESGDHANGDHANGDRTTDGTADHTTEQLTAGLLRLHAERMQVLAREQRTRDRFTALHPEVPVAHVPALPGDVHDLAGLRAIGDRLATGGRTPAGAA; this is encoded by the coding sequence ATGACTCTGGACGCCTCGGCTTCTCTCGAGGTCGATCCGTTGATCGACGACCCGGGCACCCGCATCATCGTGTGCTGCGGCGCGGGAGGTGTCGGCAAGACGACGACCGCGGCGGCTCTGGGCGTACGCGCGGCGGAGCGCGGCCGCAAGGTGGTCGTCCTGACCATCGACCCGGCCCGCCGGCTCGCCCAGTCCATGGGCATCGACTCGCTCGACAACATCCCGCGCAGGGTCAAGGGCATCGAGGACCCGACGGGCAACGGCGAACTGCACGCCATGATGCTCGACATGAAGCGGACGTTCGACGAGATCGTCGAGTCGCACGCGGAGGGTGAGCGGGCCCGCGCGATCCTGGAGAACCCCTTCTACCAGTCCTTGTCGGCCGGTTTCGCGGGCACGCAGGAGTACATGGCGATGGAGAAGCTGGGGCAGCTGCGCGCCCGCGACGAGTGGGATCTGATCGTCGTCGACACCCCGCCCTCGCGCTCGGCGCTGGATTTCCTGGACGCACCCAAGCGACTGGGGTCCTTCCTGGACGGGAAGTTCATCAAGCTGCTGATGGCCCCGGCGAAGATGGGCGGCCGGGCCGGGATGAAGTTCCTCAATGTCGGCATGTCGATGATGACGGGGACGCTCGGCAAGCTGCTGGGGGGCCAACTCCTGCGCGACGTACAGACCTTTGTGGCCGCGATGGACACGATGTTCGGCGGCTTCCGCACCCGTGCGGACGCGACCTACCGGCTGCTCCAGGCCCCCGGCACGGCCTTCCTGGTGGTCGCGGCGCCCGAGCGGGACGCGCTGCGCGAGGCGGCGTACTTCGTGGAGCGGCTGGCCGCGGAGGACATGCCGCTGGCCGGTCTGGTCCTCAACCGGGTCCACGGGAGCGGCGCCGCCCGGCTGTCGGCCGAGCGCGCACTGGCCGCGGCAGAAAATCTTGATGAGGGCCGCATTGTGGATCAGGCGTCCGGGAAGACTGGTGTTCGTGACGCCACGGGCGTCTCTTCCGAGCCTTCGTCCGAGCCCTCTTCCAAGCCTTTTCCCGAGTCTTCATCCGAGCCCTCTGCAGAGTCCCTTCCCGAATCCCCGCCCGAGGATCACGCCCCCGAGAATCCCGAATCCGGGGACCACGCCAACGGAGACCACGCCAACGGGGACCGCACGACAGACGGCACGGCAGATCACACGACGGAGCAGCTGACGGCGGGTCTGCTGCGCCTGCACGCCGAACGGATGCAGGTGCTCGCGCGTGAACAGCGAACGCGCGACCGCTTCACCGCCCTCCACCCGGAGGTGCCGGTGGCCCACGTGCCCGCTCTGCCCGGCGATGTACACGATCTCGCGGGGCTTCGGGCCATCGGTGATCGACTCGCGACCGGTGGTCGTACCCCGGCCGGAGCTGCGTAG
- a CDS encoding NUDIX hydrolase, with the protein MSNGQWYPPEWPDRIRALANGELTAVTPKRAATVMLLRDTADGPAVHMLRRRASMAFAGGAYAYPGGGVDPRDDDHLVRWAGPPLDAWASRLGTDPSAAQAIVCAAVRETYEEAGVLLAGETPDSVVSDTRGAEWEADREALVARDLSFADFLDRRGLVLRSDLLGAWARWITPEFEPRRYDTWFFVAALPEGQRTRNASTEADRTVWIRPSEAVAGYDKGDLLMMPPTVSTLRALQPHTTAAAALSAAREQDLTPVLAQARLEAGKLVLSWPGHEEFTKHIPMEGPR; encoded by the coding sequence ATGTCCAATGGTCAGTGGTACCCGCCGGAGTGGCCGGACCGGATTCGCGCCCTCGCGAACGGCGAACTCACCGCCGTGACGCCGAAGCGGGCCGCGACGGTGATGCTGCTGCGCGACACGGCGGACGGCCCAGCTGTCCATATGCTGCGCCGACGCGCCTCCATGGCTTTCGCCGGAGGCGCGTACGCATACCCCGGCGGGGGAGTCGACCCCCGCGACGACGACCACCTGGTGCGCTGGGCGGGCCCGCCGCTGGACGCCTGGGCGTCCCGTCTCGGAACCGACCCCTCCGCCGCGCAGGCGATCGTCTGCGCGGCGGTGCGGGAGACGTACGAGGAGGCGGGCGTCCTGCTCGCCGGCGAGACCCCGGACTCGGTGGTGAGCGACACGAGGGGCGCGGAGTGGGAGGCGGACCGCGAGGCGCTGGTCGCCCGCGACCTCTCCTTCGCGGACTTCCTGGACCGGCGCGGCCTGGTGCTGCGCTCGGACCTGCTGGGCGCGTGGGCGCGGTGGATCACTCCGGAGTTCGAGCCGCGCCGCTACGACACCTGGTTCTTCGTGGCGGCACTCCCCGAGGGCCAGCGCACCCGGAACGCCTCGACGGAGGCAGATCGCACGGTGTGGATCCGCCCCTCGGAGGCGGTGGCGGGCTACGACAAGGGTGACCTGCTGATGATGCCGCCGACGGTCTCCACGCTGCGGGCACTGCAGCCGCACACGACGGCAGCGGCGGCGCTGTCGGCGGCGCGGGAGCAGGACCTCACTCCCGTACTGGCGCAGGCGCGCCTGGAGGCGGGAAAGCTGGTCCTGAGCTGGCCGGGCCACGAAGAATTCACGAAGCACATCCCGATGGAGGGCCCGCGATGA
- a CDS encoding ArsA-related P-loop ATPase: MSRLQVVSGKGGTGKTTVAAALALALATEGKRTLLVEVEGRQGIAQLFETEALPYEERKIAVSSGGGEVFALAIDAERALLDYLQMFYKLGGAGRALKKLGAIDFATTIAPGVRDVLLTGKACEAVRRRTKQGKYAYDYVVMDAPPTGRITRFLNVNDEVAGLARIGPIHNQAQAVMRVLKSPETAVHLVTLLEEMPVQETADGVAELRAADLPVGNVIVNMVRPHLLDEEAVRSAAGDRRADIAKALTAAGVSGSAKLVSPLLEQAADHAQRVELEREQRAALTGLDLASYELPLLSEGVDLAGLYQLAKQLRKQGAGS, from the coding sequence GTGAGCAGGCTCCAGGTCGTCAGCGGCAAGGGCGGTACCGGTAAGACGACGGTGGCCGCTGCCCTCGCGCTCGCCCTCGCGACCGAGGGAAAGCGCACTCTCCTCGTCGAGGTCGAAGGGAGGCAGGGCATCGCACAGCTCTTCGAGACGGAAGCGCTTCCGTACGAGGAGCGGAAGATCGCCGTCTCCTCGGGCGGCGGAGAGGTGTTCGCGCTGGCCATCGACGCCGAGCGGGCGCTCCTCGACTACCTCCAGATGTTCTACAAACTCGGCGGCGCCGGCCGTGCCCTCAAAAAGCTCGGCGCGATCGACTTCGCGACGACCATCGCGCCGGGCGTGCGGGACGTACTGCTGACCGGCAAGGCATGCGAGGCCGTACGCCGCAGGACGAAGCAGGGGAAGTACGCGTACGACTACGTGGTGATGGATGCCCCGCCCACCGGCCGCATCACCCGCTTCCTCAATGTCAACGACGAGGTGGCCGGCCTGGCCCGAATCGGCCCGATACACAATCAGGCACAGGCCGTGATGCGCGTACTGAAGTCCCCCGAGACGGCGGTCCATCTGGTCACCCTCCTGGAGGAGATGCCGGTCCAGGAGACCGCGGACGGCGTCGCCGAACTGCGCGCCGCCGACCTGCCCGTCGGCAATGTCATCGTGAACATGGTGCGGCCGCACCTCCTCGACGAGGAGGCGGTGCGCAGTGCGGCGGGCGACCGGCGGGCGGACATCGCCAAGGCGCTCACGGCGGCGGGCGTCAGCGGCTCCGCGAAGCTCGTCTCCCCCCTGCTCGAGCAGGCCGCGGACCACGCCCAGCGCGTCGAGCTGGAGCGCGAACAGCGCGCGGCGCTGACCGGCCTGGATCTGGCCTCGTACGAACTCCCCCTGCTGAGCGAGGGCGTCGACCTGGCCGGGCTCTATCAACTGGCGAAGCAACTGCGAAAGCAAGGGGCCGGCTCATGA
- a CDS encoding DUF4177 domain-containing protein: MTKWEYATVPLLVHATKQILDTWGEDGWELVQVVPGPNNPEQLVAYLKREKQA, translated from the coding sequence ATGACCAAGTGGGAATACGCGACCGTGCCCCTTCTCGTGCACGCGACCAAGCAGATTCTGGACACCTGGGGCGAGGACGGCTGGGAGCTCGTCCAGGTCGTGCCCGGGCCGAACAACCCCGAGCAGCTCGTGGCGTACCTGAAGCGGGAGAAGCAGGCGTGA
- a CDS encoding WhiB family transcriptional regulator, producing MGWVTDWSAQAACRTTDPDELFVQGAAQNRAKAVCTGCPVRTECLADALDNRVEFGVWGGMTERERRALLRRRPTVTSWRRLLETARTEYERSAGILPVGLDDDETYETYAAVG from the coding sequence ATGGGCTGGGTAACCGACTGGAGTGCGCAGGCAGCCTGCCGCACTACCGATCCGGATGAACTGTTCGTACAAGGAGCAGCGCAGAACAGGGCCAAGGCGGTGTGCACCGGATGCCCGGTGCGGACCGAGTGCCTGGCCGATGCGCTCGACAACCGCGTCGAGTTCGGCGTGTGGGGGGGAATGACCGAACGGGAGCGGCGCGCACTGTTGCGCAGGCGCCCCACGGTCACCTCCTGGCGCAGACTGCTCGAGACCGCGCGTACGGAGTACGAGCGCAGCGCGGGCATCCTGCCCGTGGGCCTCGACGACGACGAGACGTACGAGACGTACGCAGCGGTGGGGTAG
- a CDS encoding prohibitin family protein — protein MLILAAIVMYFVARSGDLRGLKLGALGALIAGLFAGVASCVHIVSAYEVGVPVTFGKVGTPMTPGVNVTSPFTNVTTFSTRPVDLNLSDKDVVEVRSSQGGVMYVELTVKWAVTPAKSVELYRLAGSESAIQQRLVFPDSREIIRNVFARHTSEEGYSSAREKINSEIGDLIKDRLAPRGIDVTTVNLRNVKPSDRLQDQIDRKIQQQQATERATEAARTAKAEAERRRIEAEGIAKANRILNDSLTDKVLTNQCIDAYKHAAAKNPVYAVPCGGGSGNPLIVDGTKN, from the coding sequence GTGCTCATTCTCGCTGCGATCGTGATGTATTTCGTCGCGCGCAGCGGCGACCTCCGCGGCCTCAAGCTCGGCGCTCTCGGCGCCCTGATCGCCGGTCTGTTCGCCGGTGTCGCCAGCTGTGTGCACATCGTCAGCGCCTACGAGGTCGGCGTCCCCGTCACCTTCGGCAAGGTCGGCACGCCCATGACCCCCGGGGTGAACGTCACCTCGCCGTTCACCAACGTCACCACGTTCTCCACCCGCCCGGTGGACCTCAACCTCTCCGACAAGGACGTCGTCGAGGTGCGCTCCTCGCAGGGCGGCGTGATGTACGTGGAGCTCACCGTGAAGTGGGCGGTGACCCCGGCCAAGTCCGTCGAGCTCTACCGGCTCGCCGGCAGCGAGAGTGCGATCCAGCAGCGGCTGGTCTTCCCGGACAGCCGGGAGATCATCCGCAATGTCTTCGCCCGCCACACCAGCGAGGAGGGCTACTCCTCCGCCCGCGAGAAGATCAACTCTGAGATCGGTGATCTGATCAAGGACCGGCTCGCCCCCCGCGGCATCGACGTCACCACCGTCAATCTGCGCAATGTGAAGCCGTCCGACCGTCTGCAGGACCAGATCGACCGCAAGATCCAGCAGCAGCAGGCGACGGAGCGGGCGACCGAGGCGGCGCGTACGGCGAAGGCCGAGGCGGAGCGCCGCAGGATCGAGGCCGAGGGCATCGCCAAGGCCAACAGGATCCTGAACGACTCGCTCACCGACAAGGTCCTGACCAACCAGTGCATCGACGCCTACAAGCACGCGGCGGCGAAGAACCCGGTGTACGCCGTGCCGTGCGGCGGGGGCTCGGGGAACCCGCTGATCGTGGACGGCACCAAGAACTGA
- a CDS encoding MBL fold metallo-hydrolase yields the protein MTDAAALPGQPRGGVLSGPATARAVNVLAPNPSAMTLDGTNTWIVSEPDSELAVVIDPGPLDDGHLQAVIATAEKAGKRVALTLLTHGHPDHAEGAARLAELTRTDVRALDPALRLGDEGLAAGDVITTGGLEMRVVPTPGHTADSLCFHLPADRAVLTGDTVLGRGTTVVAHPDGRLGDYLDSLRRLRSLTVDDGVHTVLPGHGPVLDDAQGAVEFYLAHRAHRLAQVETAVEAGHVTAAAVVEQVYVDVDRSLWPAAELSVRAQLEYLREHGLI from the coding sequence ATGACCGATGCCGCAGCGCTGCCCGGGCAGCCCCGTGGGGGCGTGCTCTCCGGACCCGCCACAGCCCGTGCCGTCAACGTCCTCGCGCCCAATCCGTCGGCGATGACCCTCGACGGCACGAACACCTGGATCGTCTCCGAGCCCGACTCCGAGCTCGCCGTCGTCATCGACCCCGGCCCCTTGGACGACGGGCACCTCCAGGCCGTCATCGCCACCGCCGAGAAGGCGGGCAAACGGGTCGCCCTGACCCTCCTCACCCACGGCCACCCCGACCACGCCGAGGGTGCCGCGCGCCTGGCCGAGCTGACGCGTACGGACGTCCGGGCACTCGACCCGGCTCTCCGGCTCGGCGACGAGGGGCTCGCCGCCGGGGACGTCATCACCACCGGCGGGCTGGAGATGCGCGTCGTCCCCACACCCGGCCACACCGCCGACTCGCTCTGCTTCCACCTTCCCGCCGACCGGGCCGTGCTGACCGGTGACACGGTCCTCGGCCGCGGCACGACGGTGGTCGCGCATCCGGACGGGCGGCTCGGCGACTACCTCGACTCGCTGCGGCGGCTGCGCTCGCTGACGGTCGACGACGGGGTGCACACGGTGCTGCCGGGTCACGGCCCCGTACTCGACGACGCCCAGGGCGCGGTCGAGTTCTATCTGGCCCACCGCGCGCACCGCCTGGCCCAGGTGGAGACGGCGGTCGAGGCCGGGCACGTCACCGCGGCCGCGGTGGTGGAGCAGGTGTACGTGGATGTGGACAGGTCGCTGTGGCCGGCGGCGGAACTGTCTGTGCGGGCGCAGCTGGAGTATCTGCGGGAGCACGGGCTGATCTAG
- a CDS encoding transglycosylase domain-containing protein, with amino-acid sequence MPKKRSGGGLTGTQQAAKFLGVSVLSGAVLAGIALPAAGALGLAAKGTIEGFDEIPSNLKTPPLSQRTTILDAKGGPIATVYSRDRTVVPLTDISPYMQKAIVAIEDSRFYEHGAIDLKGVLRALNRNAQSGGVSQGASTLTQQYVKNVFVEEAGDDPDKVAHATQQTIGRKIRELKYAIQVEEELGKKKILENYLNITFFGQQAYGIEAASKRYFSKSAKDLKLEEAALLAGVVQSPSRYDPVNDMQEATKRRNTVLQRMAEVHEISQAEADRAKAAPIKLKVSRPKNGCITAVDGAGYFCDYVRKVILADPVYGKTEEERQKLWNLGGLTIRTTLDPRAQEAANEAATSKVNKDDKVAASVVQVQPGSGKILSMGQSRPYGLDQSQNESVLNLAVDNRMGGTTYGFQVGSTFKPITAAAALEKGISPAQAFSSGWKLSVPMNSFTNCSGGTAGSGNWDLQNEVASETGSWDMTSALGKSINTYFALLEQKTGLCETVEMAKKMGYERGDGKKLGENPSITLGGEESTPLSMAAAYATFANRGTYCTPVAIESITNAEGKRLKVSGSSCSQAMSQGTADSINQMLKGVVEDGTGTQAGLSDRDNAGKTGTTNDRKDAWFVGYTPNLSTAVWVGDDIGEKSSMYRVTIGGQYYDKVCGGCLPGPIWKIAMTGALDAAETPSFNPVSVPRGNTEPEGEDDEDRGRGRDRDRHDDKPRDIGGAGGQEPFPGISIPPDLIGGGTNRGQGNGGGNGDGGDGP; translated from the coding sequence ATGCCAAAGAAGCGCTCGGGCGGAGGTCTGACCGGGACCCAGCAGGCCGCCAAGTTCCTCGGTGTCAGCGTTCTCTCGGGAGCCGTGCTGGCAGGCATCGCCCTGCCCGCCGCCGGAGCCCTGGGACTCGCGGCCAAGGGAACGATCGAGGGATTCGACGAGATCCCCTCCAATCTCAAGACGCCGCCGCTGAGTCAGCGCACCACCATCCTGGACGCGAAGGGCGGGCCGATCGCCACGGTCTACTCCCGTGACCGCACGGTGGTACCGCTCACGGACATCTCCCCGTACATGCAGAAGGCGATCGTCGCGATCGAGGATTCGCGCTTCTACGAGCACGGGGCGATCGACCTCAAGGGTGTGCTGCGCGCCCTCAACCGCAACGCCCAGTCGGGCGGCGTGTCCCAGGGTGCTTCCACCCTCACCCAGCAGTATGTGAAGAACGTCTTCGTGGAAGAGGCCGGCGACGACCCGGACAAGGTCGCCCACGCCACCCAGCAGACCATCGGCCGTAAGATCCGCGAGCTCAAGTACGCGATCCAGGTCGAGGAGGAGCTGGGGAAGAAGAAGATCCTCGAGAACTACCTCAACATCACCTTCTTCGGGCAGCAGGCGTACGGCATCGAGGCGGCGTCCAAGCGCTACTTCTCCAAGTCGGCCAAGGACCTGAAGCTCGAGGAGGCGGCGCTGCTCGCGGGTGTCGTCCAGTCGCCGAGCCGCTACGACCCGGTCAATGACATGCAGGAGGCGACCAAGCGTCGCAACACCGTGCTGCAGCGCATGGCCGAGGTCCACGAAATCTCGCAGGCCGAGGCGGACCGGGCGAAGGCGGCCCCGATCAAGCTCAAGGTCAGCCGGCCGAAGAACGGCTGCATCACGGCGGTCGACGGCGCGGGCTACTTCTGCGACTACGTACGCAAGGTCATCCTCGCCGACCCCGTCTACGGGAAGACGGAGGAGGAGCGGCAGAAGCTGTGGAACCTGGGCGGCCTGACCATCAGGACCACCCTCGATCCGCGAGCACAGGAGGCCGCCAACGAGGCCGCCACCTCGAAGGTCAACAAGGACGACAAGGTCGCGGCGTCGGTGGTTCAGGTCCAGCCCGGCAGCGGCAAGATTCTGTCGATGGGCCAGTCCCGCCCGTACGGCCTGGACCAGAGTCAGAACGAGTCGGTGCTCAACCTCGCCGTCGACAACAGGATGGGCGGCACCACCTACGGCTTCCAGGTCGGTTCGACCTTCAAGCCGATCACGGCCGCGGCAGCACTGGAGAAGGGCATCAGCCCGGCCCAGGCATTCTCCAGCGGGTGGAAGCTCTCGGTGCCGATGAACTCCTTCACCAACTGTTCGGGCGGCACTGCCGGAAGCGGCAACTGGGACCTGCAGAACGAGGTGGCGTCGGAGACCGGCTCCTGGGACATGACGAGCGCGCTCGGCAAGTCCATCAACACCTACTTCGCGCTGCTGGAGCAGAAGACCGGGCTGTGCGAGACGGTCGAGATGGCGAAGAAGATGGGCTACGAGCGGGGCGACGGCAAGAAGCTCGGCGAGAACCCGTCGATCACGCTCGGCGGTGAGGAGAGCACGCCGCTCTCGATGGCCGCCGCGTACGCCACGTTCGCCAACCGCGGTACGTACTGCACGCCGGTCGCCATAGAGTCCATCACCAACGCGGAGGGCAAGCGCCTCAAGGTGTCGGGGTCCTCGTGCTCGCAGGCGATGAGCCAGGGCACCGCGGACTCCATCAACCAGATGCTCAAGGGCGTCGTCGAGGACGGCACCGGTACCCAGGCCGGTCTCAGCGACCGCGACAACGCGGGCAAGACCGGTACCACCAACGACCGCAAGGACGCCTGGTTCGTCGGCTACACCCCGAATCTCTCCACGGCGGTGTGGGTGGGTGACGACATCGGCGAGAAGTCGTCGATGTACCGGGTCACCATCGGCGGCCAGTACTACGACAAGGTCTGCGGCGGCTGCCTGCCCGGTCCCATCTGGAAGATCGCGATGACCGGGGCGCTGGACGCCGCGGAGACCCCGTCCTTCAACCCCGTCTCCGTACCCCGTGGAAACACCGAGCCGGAGGGCGAGGACGACGAGGACAGGGGCAGGGGCCGGGACAGGGACCGGCACGACGACAAGCCCCGTGACATCGGCGGCGCCGGTGGTCAGGAGCCCTTCCCCGGCATCTCCATTCCGCCGGACCTGATCGGCGGCGGGACGAACCGCGGTCAGGGCAACGGCGGCGGGAACGGCGACGGCGGCGACGGGCCGTAA